From Anopheles darlingi chromosome 2, idAnoDarlMG_H_01, whole genome shotgun sequence, the proteins below share one genomic window:
- the LOC125948337 gene encoding catenin alpha isoform X3, giving the protein METLSNFGQVALKWDPKNLEIRTMSVEKTLEPLVLQVTTLVSTKGPSKKKKGKSKRASALVAAVEKATDIFIERGEQIAYENPDITQEMLSAVEEVRKTGSAMSVAAREFSEDPCSSLKRGNMVRAARNLLSAVTRLLILADMVDVHLLLKSLHVVEDDLDKLRNASSQDELMNNMRQFGRNANELIKQAAKRQQELKDPQLRDDLAAARAVLKKHSTMLLTASKVYVRHPELDLAKVNRDHILKQVCEAVNTISDVAQGKSSQPQDVYVGAGELAAALDDFDEGIIMDPRAYNEVRSRPSLEERLESIISAAALMADADCTRDERRERIVGECNAVRQALQDLLSEYMSNMGTKDRTPELERAIGHMYRKTKDLRRQLRKAVVDHVSDSFLETNMPLLDLIEAARSGNEKVVRERADIFTKHAEKLVEVANLVCSMSNNEDGVKMVRYAADQIETLCPQVINAALILAARSNSKVAQENMEAYRLAWENQVRILTEAVDDITTIDDFLAVSENHILEDVNKCVLALQEGDALDLRNTAGAIQGRSARVCNVVEAEMDNYEPCIYTKRVLEAVKVLREQVMSKFAQRVDVAVDALSSNSPKDVDENDFIDASRLVYDGVREIRRAVLMNRDEEDLDPEDIEDEQYTLETRSKSSAHTGDQTIDEYPEISGITTAREAMRKMNEEDKQKIMQQVELFRREKLTFDSEVAKWDDTGNDIIYLAKHMCMIMMEMTDFTRGRGPLKTTMDVINAAKKISEAGTKLDKLTREIADQCPESSTKKDLLAYLQRIALYCHQIQITSKVKADVQNISGELIVSGVMLDSATSLIQAAKNLMNAVVYTVKYSYVASTKYTRQGTVSSPIVVWKMKAPEKKPLVRPEKPEEVRAKVRRASQKKTQNPVHALSEFQSPTDAV; this is encoded by the exons ATGGAAACGCTCTCTAACTTTGGCCAAGTGGCCCTAAAGTGGGACCCGAAAAACCTGGAAATCCGTACGATGTCGGTGGAGAAAACGCTGGAACCTCTGGTGCTCCAAGTAACGACGCTCGTCAGTACGAAGGGCCcgagtaaaaagaaaaaag GAAAATCGAAGCGGGCTAGTGCGCTGGTGGCCGCGGTGGAAAAGGCGACCGACATTTTCATCGAACGGGGGGAGCAGATTGCCTACGAAAACCCCGACATTACACAGGAGATGCTGTCGGCCGTGGAGGAGGTCCGCAAGACGGGCTCGGCGATGAGCGTTGCTGCTCGCGAGTTTTCCGAAGATCCGTGCAGTTCGCTCAAGCGCGGAAACATGGTGAGGGCGGCGCGGAATCTCCTATCGGCCGTAACTAGGTTGCTCATTCTCGCCGATATGGTGGACGTGCACTTGCTGCTCAAATCGCTGCACGTCGTTGAGGACGATCTCGACAAGCTGCGCAACGCTTCGTCTCAGGACGAGCTCATGAACAATATGCGCCAGTTCGGTCGCAACGCCAACGAACTGATCAAACAGGCCGCGAAGCGACAGCAAGAGCTAAAGGATCCGCAGTTGCGTGATGATCTCGCTGCCGCCCGGGCTGTCTTGAAGAAGCATTCCACAATGTTGCTAACCGCATCGAAGGTGTACGTGCGTCACCCGGAACTCGATTTGGCCAAAGTCAATCGGGATCATATTTTGAAGCAGGTGTGCGAAGCCGTCAACACCATCAGCGATGTGGCGCAGGGTAAGTCTTCACAACCGCAGGATGTGTATGTCGGCGCGGGTGAGTTGGCTGCGGCACTGGATGACTTTGACGAGGGCATAATCATGGATCCGCGTGCGTACAACGAAGTGCGCTCCAGACCTTCGCTGGAAGAGCGCCTCGAGAGCATCATCAGTGCGGCTGCCCTGATGGCCGATGCGGATTGCACTCGTGATGAACGTCGGGAGCGTATTGTGGGCGAGTGTAACGCCGTACGACAGGCTCTGCAAGATCTGCTCTCTGAATACATGTCCAAC ATGGGCACGAAGGATCGAACTCCCGAATTGGAGCGCGCTATCGGCCATATGTACCGCAAGACGAAAGATCTTCGTCGCCAACTTCGCAAAGCCGTCGTTGATCACGTATCGGATTCGTTCCTCGAGACCAACATGCCACTGTTGGATCTGATCGAAGCAGCCCGTAGTGGAAACGAGAAGGTCGTTCGCGAGCGTGCCGATATCTTCACCAAGCATGCTGAAAAGCTGGTTGAAGTGGCCAACCTTGTATGCAGTATGTCGAACAACGAAGATGGTGTGAAGATGGTACGTTACGCCGCAGACCAGATAGAGACGCTCTGCCCGCAGGTCATCAATGCAGCGCTCATTCTGGCCGCACGATCCAACTCAAAGGTAGCACAGGAGAACATGGAAGCGTACCGGTTGGCTTGGGAGAACCAGGTGCGCATACTAACCGAAGCGGTCGATGATATTACGACAATCGACGACTTCCTTGCTGTCTCGGAGAATCACATtcttgaagatgtgaacaagTGTGTGCTGGCACTGCAAGAAGGGGATGCGCTCGATCTGCGCAACACGGCGGGTGCGATTCAAGGACGTTCGGCCCGTGTCTGCAATGTGGTTGAGGCGGAGATGGACAACTACGAACCGTGTATCTACACAAAGCGTGTACTGGAGGCGGTAAAGGTTTTGCGTGAACAGGTCATGTCGAAGTTTGCGCAGCGCGTCGATGTGGCCGTCGATGCGCTCTCGTCGAACTCACCGAAAGATGTGGATGAGAATGACTTCATCGACGCATCGCGTCTCGTTTACGATGGTGTAAGAGAGATCCGACGTGCCGTCCTTATGAACAGG GACGAAGAAGATTTGGATCCGGAAGACATAGAGGATGAACAGTATACCCTAGAAACGAGAAGCAAAT CGAGCGCTCATACCGGGGATCAAACCATTGACGAGTATCCTGAGATTAGTGGCATCACAACTGCTAGA GAAGCGATGCGAAAGATGAACGAGGAGGATAAGCAAAAGATCATGCAGCAAGTGGAGTTGTTCCGTCGCGAGAAGCTCACCTTCGACTCCGAGGTCGCCAAGTGGGATGACACTGGTAACGATATCATCTACCTGGCTAAACACATGTGCATGATCATGATGGAGATGACAGACTTTACACG TGGTCGTGGACCGCTTAAGACGACCATGGATGTGATCAACGCAGCAAAGAAAATCTCGGAAGCGGGCACCAAGCTTGATAAGCTGACGCGCGAGATCGCCGACCAGTGTCCGGAGAGTTCAACCAAGAAGGATTTGCTCGCCTACCTGCAGCGTATAGCCCTGTACTGCCATCAGATTCAAATCACCTCGAAGGTGAAAGCTGATGTGCAGAACATTAGCGGTGAACTGATCGTGTCAGGGGTAATG TTGGACAGTGCGACCTCACTGATACAGGCGGCCAAGAATCTTATGAACGCGGTCGTGTACACGGTCAAGTACTCCTATGTTGCCTCTACGAAGTACACTCGCCAGGGTACGGTCTCG TCGCCGATCGTCGTATGGAAGATGAAAGCACCGGAAAAGAAACCCCTCGTGCGGCCGGAAAAACCGGAAGAAGTTCGGGCTAAAGTACGCCGCGCCTCtcagaagaaaacacaaaaccccgTTCACGCGCTCTCCGAATTCCAAAGCCCAACCGATGCCGTTTAA